A genomic region of Anaerolineae bacterium contains the following coding sequences:
- a CDS encoding class I SAM-dependent methyltransferase — protein sequence MENRKWASPKEVWEYIGKDRKVAYLMMDSSKSEEELRESGQRAAQALVQGLSINQSHKVLEVGCGVARIGRELAPHCGEWWGCDISSSIIRIAKQRTAHLKNVNLKVLSDNSLRDFNDNEFDRVYCHAVFMHIPQIDIFAYIKEMGRVTKPGGLIFYDALNLSTEEGWARFVWEIEHYKGREVRPIHHSRFATPQELIIFTRKAGLQLLYCLTPKFFVQIVATKAEGSKEELRKLVDPEALAFI from the coding sequence ATGGAAAACCGCAAGTGGGCGAGCCCAAAAGAAGTTTGGGAGTACATCGGTAAAGATCGAAAAGTTGCCTATTTAATGATGGATAGTAGCAAAAGCGAAGAAGAGTTGCGAGAAAGTGGACAACGAGCTGCTCAAGCATTGGTGCAAGGGCTAAGCATAAACCAGAGTCATAAGGTTTTAGAGGTTGGCTGTGGCGTTGCACGCATCGGTCGCGAGTTAGCTCCACATTGTGGCGAATGGTGGGGATGTGACATTTCCAGCTCAATTATACGTATCGCAAAACAGAGAACTGCTCACCTGAAGAATGTGAACCTCAAGGTGCTGAGCGATAATTCCTTACGCGACTTTAACGATAACGAGTTTGACCGGGTATATTGCCACGCAGTTTTCATGCATATTCCCCAGATAGACATTTTTGCTTATATCAAAGAGATGGGGCGAGTTACGAAACCTGGCGGCCTTATTTTTTATGACGCCCTCAACCTCAGCACAGAAGAGGGATGGGCGCGGTTTGTCTGGGAAATAGAACACTACAAAGGCAGGGAAGTTCGCCCGATCCATCACAGTCGCTTCGCCACTCCTCAGGAGCTAATAATTTTTACCCGGAAAGCAGGGCTTCAATTGCTGTACTGCCTTACCCCCAAATTTTTCGTCCAGATTGTTGCCACCAAAGCCGAGGGCTCAAAAGAAGAACTGAGAAAATTGGTTGACCCAGAGGCGCTTGCTTTCATCTGA
- the hflX gene encoding GTPase HflX: MSKRLIATNQEEERAILVGVEIKGKPSRWSIEDSLAELAQLAWTAGVRVVGQTYQKLDRINPATFIGSGKVEELKAMKEALGCNLIIFDDELSPRQQRELEKALKVKIIDRTVLILDIFAQHAKTHEGRIQVELAQYQYRLPRLTRYWTHLSRQVGGPAGGRSTMRGPGGGSTGVGLRGPGETQLEMDRRRIKERIAHLKEELEHIKTHRHLYRHRRKSTGIPIVAIVGYTNAGKSTLLNALANADVLVEDKLFATLDPTTRRVKLPSGKEVLVTDTVGFIQKLPPQLLAAFRATLEEVLDADIIIHVVDITSPHALNQSRTVWDILHELGANTKPIITALNKIDKLEDPGKVEALASYFPNVVPISALKKIGLDRLMGKVEEILRRRYEWVELFIPYTQSYLLSLFRQWGIVESEEPRDSGVYIRGYVPPDLMGKLEKVK, encoded by the coding sequence ATGAGTAAGAGGCTTATAGCCACCAACCAGGAAGAGGAAAGGGCCATTCTGGTAGGAGTTGAAATCAAAGGTAAACCTTCCAGGTGGTCCATAGAGGACTCTCTGGCGGAGCTCGCTCAGCTTGCCTGGACTGCTGGAGTACGGGTGGTGGGACAAACTTACCAGAAACTTGACCGGATAAATCCTGCCACCTTTATCGGTTCGGGCAAGGTGGAGGAGCTCAAGGCTATGAAGGAAGCCCTGGGATGCAACCTTATCATCTTTGACGATGAACTCTCCCCTCGCCAGCAGCGGGAGCTGGAAAAGGCTCTCAAGGTCAAAATAATAGACCGGACCGTTCTCATCCTTGACATCTTTGCGCAGCATGCCAAAACCCACGAGGGACGAATCCAGGTGGAACTGGCCCAGTACCAGTACCGCCTCCCTCGTCTTACCCGTTACTGGACCCACCTTTCAAGGCAGGTTGGTGGGCCAGCTGGTGGTCGCAGCACTATGAGGGGACCCGGGGGCGGAAGCACTGGTGTTGGCCTTAGAGGTCCCGGTGAAACTCAGCTGGAAATGGACAGACGCCGCATAAAGGAGAGGATCGCTCACCTCAAAGAAGAACTGGAACACATAAAGACTCACCGTCACCTTTACCGGCATAGGAGGAAAAGCACAGGAATACCGATAGTGGCCATAGTTGGCTACACCAACGCAGGCAAATCTACCCTCCTCAACGCCCTGGCCAACGCCGATGTCCTGGTAGAAGACAAGCTCTTTGCCACTCTCGATCCTACCACCAGAAGGGTTAAACTCCCCAGCGGCAAGGAGGTGCTGGTTACCGACACAGTAGGGTTTATCCAAAAACTACCGCCGCAACTTTTAGCTGCCTTCCGGGCTACTCTGGAGGAAGTTCTGGATGCAGACATAATAATCCACGTGGTTGATATAACTAGCCCTCACGCCCTCAACCAGAGCCGGACGGTATGGGATATACTTCACGAGCTTGGGGCTAATACTAAGCCGATAATTACCGCGCTAAATAAGATTGACAAACTTGAGGACCCGGGCAAAGTGGAAGCACTCGCCTCCTACTTCCCCAACGTAGTTCCTATCTCAGCCCTGAAGAAAATAGGCCTTGATAGGCTCATGGGAAAGGTGGAGGAAATTCTGCGGAGAAGGTATGAATGGGTGGAACTCTTTATCCCTTACACCCAGAGCTACCTTCTCAGCCTCTTCCGGCAATGGGGAATTGTGGAAAGCGAAGAACCCCGCGACAGCGGAGTTTACATCCGCGGCTACGTGCCTCCCGATCTGATGGGAAAACTTGAAAAGGTTAAGTAA